Proteins encoded together in one Dechloromonas sp. HYN0024 window:
- a CDS encoding PilZ domain-containing protein yields MFPEEKRKQERHSFENPPEGALFLLSNGARLEVAGINDISNSGVSLGLDQPLVVAQQVTVGFADAAVCVQVRGTVTWCAPADDATKPGSFAVGIELTSPMLLLSMLKKH; encoded by the coding sequence ATGTTTCCCGAAGAAAAAAGAAAGCAGGAACGACATTCCTTCGAAAATCCCCCCGAAGGTGCGCTGTTTCTATTGAGTAATGGCGCCCGTCTGGAAGTCGCGGGAATCAACGATATTTCCAATTCCGGCGTCAGCCTCGGCCTGGATCAGCCACTGGTCGTTGCCCAGCAGGTTACGGTTGGATTCGCCGACGCTGCCGTTTGCGTGCAGGTGCGCGGTACCGTCACCTGGTGTGCGCCGGCTGACGATGCCACAAAGCCGGGCAGTTTTGCCGTCGGTATCGAACTGACCAGCCCGATGCTGCTTCTGTCGATGCTCAAGAAGCACTGA
- a CDS encoding glutaredoxin family protein: MRYLFTCLLIVLAAGASAETYRWTDTSGNTVISDTPPQGKAKGLSRLGGKGEPDDKLSFAMKRAVESFPVVLYTSADCPGECKAARDLLNSRGIPFTEKVMQKPEDFEELKQLIGDVFVPSLKVGSQRFRGFEAGAYNNLLDLASYPKSAPPGSKPAVGASK, encoded by the coding sequence ATGCGCTATCTGTTTACCTGCCTGCTGATTGTTCTCGCCGCCGGCGCCTCCGCCGAGACGTATCGGTGGACCGACACCAGCGGCAACACCGTCATATCGGACACCCCGCCGCAGGGCAAGGCCAAAGGACTAAGCCGATTAGGCGGCAAGGGTGAGCCGGACGACAAGCTCTCGTTTGCCATGAAGCGGGCGGTCGAGTCCTTCCCGGTGGTGCTGTACACCTCGGCTGACTGCCCCGGCGAATGCAAGGCGGCGCGTGACCTGCTCAACAGCCGGGGTATTCCCTTCACGGAGAAGGTGATGCAAAAGCCGGAGGATTTCGAGGAACTGAAACAATTGATCGGCGATGTCTTCGTTCCATCGCTCAAGGTCGGCAGCCAGCGTTTCCGTGGCTTCGAGGCCGGTGCCTACAACAACCTGCTCGATCTGGCGAGTTATCCGAAATCAGCGCCTCCGGGCAGCAAACCGGCGGTGGGCGCAAGCAAGTGA
- the xth gene encoding exodeoxyribonuclease III gives MKIASWNVNSLKVRLPHLLDWLAAASPDALCLQELKLEDHNFPRAEIEAAGYHVAFSGQKTYNGVALLARQPIHDVVCGNPHFPDEQKRLISGTVGDTRIIGAYMPNGQAVGSDKYEYKLRWLDGLAVWLGEEMAKHPKLALCGDYNIAPDDRDVHDPKAWADCILVSPPERAAFRRLIDLGLSDSFRLFEQPEKTFSWWDYRMLGFQKNQGLRIDHVLLSKPLAEQCTAAGIDRAPRKLERPSDHAPVWAEVNA, from the coding sequence GTGAAGATCGCCAGTTGGAACGTCAATTCGCTGAAGGTCCGCCTGCCACACCTCCTCGACTGGCTCGCAGCCGCCAGCCCGGATGCCCTGTGCCTGCAGGAACTGAAGCTCGAAGACCATAATTTCCCGCGCGCCGAGATCGAGGCAGCCGGTTATCACGTCGCTTTTTCCGGCCAGAAAACCTACAACGGCGTCGCCCTGCTCGCCCGCCAGCCGATTCACGACGTCGTCTGCGGCAACCCGCATTTCCCGGATGAACAGAAGCGCCTGATCAGCGGCACCGTCGGCGACACCCGCATCATTGGCGCCTACATGCCGAACGGCCAGGCCGTCGGCAGCGACAAGTACGAATACAAGCTGCGCTGGCTGGATGGGCTGGCAGTCTGGCTCGGCGAGGAAATGGCGAAGCACCCCAAACTCGCCCTGTGCGGCGATTACAACATCGCCCCCGACGACCGCGACGTACATGACCCCAAGGCCTGGGCCGACTGCATTCTGGTTTCACCCCCTGAGCGGGCAGCCTTCCGGCGTTTGATCGACCTCGGCCTGAGCGACAGTTTCCGACTCTTCGAGCAGCCGGAAAAGACCTTCTCATGGTGGGATTACCGCATGCTCGGCTTCCAGAAAAACCAGGGGCTGCGTATCGACCATGTCCTGCTCTCCAAGCCGCTGGCCGAACAATGCACGGCAGCAGGCATCGACCGCGCACCGCGCAAACTGGAACGCCCCTCTGACCATGCGCCGGTGTGGGCCGAGGTGAACGCCTGA
- the rsmA gene encoding 16S rRNA (adenine(1518)-N(6)/adenine(1519)-N(6))-dimethyltransferase RsmA, producing the protein MKGHVARKRFGQNFLVDHGIIAAIVSAINPGRGDTVVEIGPGLGAITEPLMQRVDHLHVVEIDRDLIARLKKQHTPQRMTIHEGDALAFDFASIGKDLRLVGNLPYNISTPLLFHLADYVDVVHDMHFMLQKEVVERMVAEPGNADFGRMSVMLQYRFYLEWLIDVPPESFDPPPKVQSAVVRLIPKPVSELNAKNQEKLAQVVLTAFSQRRKMLRNTMKTLLSDEAFAELGIDPTNRPENIPVEDYVRIANYLS; encoded by the coding sequence ATGAAGGGTCACGTCGCCCGCAAACGCTTCGGCCAGAATTTTCTCGTCGACCACGGCATCATTGCCGCCATCGTCTCGGCCATCAATCCCGGGCGTGGCGACACGGTTGTCGAAATCGGTCCCGGTCTCGGGGCGATTACCGAGCCGCTGATGCAGCGTGTCGATCATCTGCACGTCGTTGAAATTGACCGCGACCTGATTGCACGCCTGAAAAAGCAGCACACGCCGCAACGCATGACCATCCACGAAGGCGACGCCCTGGCATTCGACTTTGCCAGCATCGGCAAGGATCTGCGTCTGGTCGGCAATCTGCCCTACAACATTTCGACGCCCCTGCTTTTCCATCTGGCCGACTATGTCGATGTCGTGCACGACATGCATTTCATGCTCCAGAAGGAGGTTGTCGAGCGTATGGTGGCCGAACCGGGCAATGCGGATTTCGGTCGCATGTCGGTGATGCTGCAATACCGTTTCTATCTGGAGTGGCTGATCGATGTGCCACCGGAAAGTTTCGATCCGCCGCCCAAGGTTCAGTCGGCTGTGGTCCGCCTGATCCCGAAGCCGGTATCGGAACTCAATGCGAAGAATCAGGAAAAGCTCGCGCAAGTCGTGCTCACGGCTTTTTCTCAGCGTCGCAAGATGCTGCGTAACACGATGAAGACCCTACTCAGTGACGAGGCGTTTGCCGAACTGGGTATTGACCCGACCAATCGACCAGAAAATATCCCGGTCGAGGATTACGTACGTATCGCCAACTATCTGAGCTGA
- a CDS encoding Crp/Fnr family transcriptional regulator, which produces MNAVANREKVLALYPALAGLPAGRLAELLTAQALMHLPAGTQVFAESQPCQGFPLLLEGTIKVIKLAASGRELMLYRVTPGGSCIISSSCLLGHTDYNARGIAETPLTLLALPVGAFATLMVEHPPFRDFVFHLFADRIGELMQLVEEVAFARLDQRLAKLIVARNETSLGVTHQQLADELGSVREIVSRLLKGFAAQGLVTLGREQITITDRAGLQKLAAV; this is translated from the coding sequence ATGAACGCCGTCGCCAACCGGGAAAAAGTACTGGCCCTGTACCCGGCACTGGCCGGCTTGCCGGCCGGACGTCTGGCCGAATTGCTCACGGCGCAGGCCCTCATGCACCTGCCGGCCGGCACCCAGGTCTTTGCCGAAAGCCAGCCCTGCCAGGGCTTCCCGCTCCTGCTGGAAGGCACCATCAAGGTCATCAAACTGGCGGCCAGCGGGCGTGAACTGATGCTCTACCGCGTCACCCCGGGTGGTTCGTGCATCATTTCCTCAAGTTGTCTGCTCGGCCACACCGACTACAACGCCCGTGGCATCGCCGAAACGCCGCTGACCCTGCTCGCCCTGCCCGTCGGTGCATTTGCCACGTTAATGGTCGAACACCCGCCCTTCCGCGATTTCGTTTTTCACCTGTTTGCCGACCGCATCGGCGAACTCATGCAACTGGTCGAGGAAGTCGCTTTCGCCCGCCTCGACCAGCGCCTGGCCAAGCTGATTGTCGCCCGCAATGAAACCAGCCTCGGCGTCACGCACCAGCAATTAGCCGACGAACTGGGCAGTGTCCGCGAAATTGTCAGCCGCCTGCTCAAGGGCTTTGCCGCGCAAGGGCTGGTCACGCTCGGCCGCGAACAAATCACCATTACCGACCGGGCCGGCCTGCAAAAACTCGCGGCTGTGTGA
- a CDS encoding DUF2242 domain-containing protein, with product MKSPFFPSSLCRSLFLTLSAGLLLGACHATKAPRSYQSETFTSETPFQYYSSREAEGACEVGKRALLSQGYQIGEEKPHSIRGEKFFRPRADEATRLSITLVCLPSSLGAVIYASALETQFEMKSKGSSAGVSVSALGSVSLPWAIDKDTLVKVGEETVIAPDFYQRLFDLIKSLDT from the coding sequence ATGAAGTCTCCTTTCTTTCCTTCGTCGTTGTGCCGCTCCCTGTTTCTGACCCTGTCGGCCGGCCTGCTGCTGGGCGCCTGCCACGCCACGAAAGCGCCTCGCTCCTATCAGTCGGAGACCTTCACCAGCGAAACGCCCTTTCAGTACTACAGCAGCCGCGAAGCTGAAGGGGCTTGTGAAGTTGGCAAGCGCGCCTTGCTCAGCCAGGGCTACCAGATCGGCGAAGAGAAGCCACACAGCATTCGCGGCGAAAAGTTTTTCCGGCCGCGGGCCGATGAGGCAACACGCCTGAGCATTACCCTGGTTTGCCTGCCGAGCAGTCTGGGGGCGGTCATTTACGCCAGTGCCCTGGAAACCCAGTTCGAGATGAAATCAAAAGGCAGCAGTGCCGGTGTCAGCGTTTCGGCGCTCGGTTCGGTGTCGCTGCCTTGGGCCATCGACAAGGACACCCTGGTCAAGGTTGGTGAGGAGACGGTTATCGCACCGGATTTCTACCAGCGCCTTTTCGACCTGATCAAGTCGCTTGATACGTAA
- a CDS encoding DUF3422 family protein, which yields MHPRLMLPDLQEHPLRQRLNNEFHARPPIPLVGAMLVSHLVFKHSTEKAPAARDNLAKLCQGHVCNSIESSDAHMMLDTGAFRMRWELHTEFSSYTFFRPLTSGEELHPDVTAFDAVHPEWLSGIPGKLIVATHVELRSTIEISPDSILASLTPNGRTMVAARVADNTAWIFTDFKIDNGFSRFLVLNDGMTQRQTGRTVQRLCEIETYRMMALLGLPIAKEVGKWLYTGEKQLAEMMDRIGQAKSPTDEREVLGTLSSLAAEVEHSVARTTFRFGASRAYHGLVMQRIEELRETRISGLPTFFEFMQRRLMPAMNTCEAISRRQEELSARVARNSQLLRTRVDIELERQNQELLGQMNSRAKLQLRLQETVEGLSVVVLTYYGSQLVQYLAKGTKELHHLNTDMITAVSIPIIAGLVFWGTRRMRKKLAAEADGAH from the coding sequence ATGCACCCTCGCCTGATGCTTCCTGACCTTCAGGAGCACCCGCTCCGCCAGCGTCTCAATAACGAATTCCACGCCCGGCCACCGATCCCTCTGGTCGGCGCCATGCTCGTCTCGCACCTGGTCTTCAAGCACAGCACAGAGAAAGCACCAGCCGCGCGCGACAATCTGGCGAAACTCTGCCAGGGTCACGTCTGCAATTCGATCGAAAGCTCGGACGCGCACATGATGCTCGACACCGGCGCCTTCCGCATGCGCTGGGAACTGCATACCGAATTTTCGAGCTATACCTTCTTCCGCCCGCTGACCAGCGGCGAGGAGTTGCATCCCGACGTCACCGCCTTCGATGCCGTCCATCCCGAGTGGCTGTCCGGCATTCCCGGCAAGCTGATTGTCGCCACCCATGTCGAGTTGCGGTCGACCATAGAAATCAGTCCGGATTCGATCCTCGCCAGCCTGACCCCGAATGGCCGGACGATGGTCGCCGCACGGGTAGCCGACAACACCGCCTGGATTTTTACCGACTTCAAGATCGACAACGGCTTCTCGCGCTTTCTCGTCCTCAATGATGGCATGACCCAGCGGCAGACCGGTCGTACCGTGCAACGCCTGTGCGAGATCGAAACCTACCGGATGATGGCCCTACTCGGCCTGCCCATCGCCAAGGAAGTCGGCAAATGGCTTTATACCGGCGAAAAGCAACTGGCTGAAATGATGGACCGCATCGGCCAGGCCAAGTCGCCGACCGACGAACGTGAAGTCCTTGGCACGCTGTCCTCGCTCGCCGCCGAGGTCGAACACTCGGTCGCCCGCACCACCTTCCGCTTCGGTGCTTCACGCGCCTATCACGGGCTGGTCATGCAGCGCATCGAAGAACTGCGCGAAACGCGCATCTCCGGCCTGCCGACCTTTTTCGAATTCATGCAGCGCCGCCTGATGCCGGCGATGAATACCTGCGAGGCGATCAGCCGTCGCCAGGAAGAACTCTCGGCCCGCGTTGCCCGCAACAGCCAGCTGCTGCGCACCCGCGTCGACATCGAACTGGAGCGCCAGAACCAGGAACTCCTCGGCCAGATGAATAGCCGCGCCAAGCTGCAACTTCGCTTGCAGGAAACGGTCGAAGGACTCTCCGTCGTCGTCCTCACCTATTACGGCTCGCAACTGGTGCAGTACCTGGCCAAGGGCACCAAAGAACTGCACCACCTCAACACCGACATGATTACTGCCGTGTCGATCCCCATCATCGCTGGGCTGGTTTTCTGGGGCACACGCCGGATGCGCAAAAAGCTCGCCGCCGAAGCAGATGGCGCACATTAA
- a CDS encoding DUF2892 domain-containing protein, whose amino-acid sequence MAANVGGIDKILRIVAGAGLIGATAAGMLPVWGYIGIVPLATGLMGWCPLYPLLGMNTCPAKKD is encoded by the coding sequence ATGGCTGCAAATGTTGGCGGTATCGACAAAATCCTTCGCATCGTTGCCGGCGCCGGCCTGATCGGCGCCACCGCAGCCGGCATGCTGCCGGTCTGGGGCTACATCGGCATCGTCCCCCTGGCCACCGGCCTGATGGGCTGGTGCCCGCTGTATCCGCTGCTCGGCATGAACACCTGCCCGGCCAAGAAGGACTGA
- a CDS encoding M3 family metallopeptidase: MTNPLLDFTDLPRFDTVQPEHVKPAIESLLSQGRELIERLTADTTPATWPDFAGALSDGLEPFGRAWGIVGHLHSVNDIPAWREAYNEMLPEVSRFYAELGQNLKLFEKYKALRDSTEYTTLTVEQKKVVNNEIRDFRLSGAELPEDQKPRFQAIMEELSQLSAKFAENLLDATNAFSEVVTDETLLAGLPEDAKAAAKTAAEKAGVDGWRFSLQAPSYGPVMQYADNRDLRARLYRAYATRAAEFHDGSSKPEWDNTPIIARMLELREDDAKMLGFNNFAEVSLAPKMADTPAQVLAFLRELAAKAKPFAAKDIAELRAFAQDKLGLADFQPWDAAYVSEKLLQANYAFSEQEVKQYFTEPKVLAGLFKVIESLFNVRVKPDTAPVWHEDVRFYRLETPSGDLVGQFYLDLYARETKRGGAWMDEARSRRRVGNGIQKPIAYLNCNFSRPVGGKPATFTHDDVTTLFHETGHGLHHLLTRGEELGVSGIHGVEWDAVELPSQFMENYCWEWEVVEGMTAHVDTGAPLPRALFDKMLAARNFQSGMMAVRQIEFSLFDMLIHSDFDPKSGLTVMDVLNQVRQEVAVLLPPAWHRFPNSFSHIFGGGYGAGYFSYKWAEVLSADAYAAFEEAGDPFDATVGRRFLDEILSVGGSRPAIESFKAFRGREPSVDALLRHSGMIAA, encoded by the coding sequence ATGACCAATCCCCTTCTCGACTTCACTGACCTCCCCCGCTTCGACACCGTCCAGCCCGAACACGTCAAACCAGCCATCGAATCGCTGCTCTCACAAGGACGCGAACTGATCGAACGTCTGACGGCCGACACCACGCCGGCCACCTGGCCTGACTTTGCCGGCGCCTTGTCCGATGGCCTGGAGCCGTTTGGCCGGGCCTGGGGCATTGTCGGCCACCTCCATTCGGTCAATGACATTCCCGCCTGGCGCGAGGCCTATAACGAGATGCTGCCGGAAGTCTCCCGCTTCTATGCCGAACTCGGCCAGAACCTCAAGCTGTTCGAGAAATACAAGGCGCTACGTGACAGCACCGAATACACCACGCTGACGGTCGAACAGAAAAAGGTCGTGAACAACGAAATCCGCGACTTCCGCCTCTCCGGTGCCGAATTGCCGGAAGACCAGAAGCCGCGTTTCCAGGCCATCATGGAAGAGCTGTCGCAGCTCTCGGCCAAGTTCGCCGAAAACCTCCTCGACGCCACCAACGCTTTCTCCGAGGTAGTCACCGACGAAACCCTGCTCGCCGGCCTGCCCGAGGATGCCAAGGCAGCAGCCAAAACCGCCGCCGAGAAAGCCGGTGTCGATGGCTGGCGTTTCAGCTTGCAGGCCCCCTCCTATGGCCCGGTCATGCAATACGCCGACAACCGCGACCTGCGCGCCCGCCTGTATCGTGCCTACGCCACGCGCGCCGCCGAATTCCACGACGGATCCAGCAAGCCGGAATGGGACAACACGCCAATCATCGCCCGCATGCTCGAACTCCGCGAGGATGACGCGAAAATGCTCGGCTTCAACAATTTCGCCGAAGTCTCGCTGGCCCCAAAAATGGCCGACACCCCCGCCCAGGTGCTCGCCTTCCTGCGCGAACTGGCGGCCAAGGCCAAGCCCTTTGCCGCAAAGGACATCGCCGAACTGCGCGCCTTTGCCCAGGACAAACTCGGCCTCGCCGATTTCCAGCCGTGGGATGCCGCCTACGTGTCGGAAAAGCTGCTGCAGGCCAACTACGCCTTCTCCGAGCAGGAGGTGAAGCAATACTTCACCGAGCCCAAGGTACTCGCCGGGCTGTTCAAGGTGATCGAGAGCCTGTTCAACGTCAGGGTCAAGCCCGACACTGCCCCGGTCTGGCACGAGGATGTCCGCTTCTACCGCCTGGAAACGCCGTCCGGCGATCTGGTCGGCCAGTTCTACCTCGACCTCTACGCCCGCGAAACCAAGCGCGGCGGGGCGTGGATGGACGAAGCCCGGTCGCGCCGCCGGGTGGGTAATGGCATCCAGAAGCCGATCGCCTATCTCAACTGCAACTTCTCGCGTCCGGTTGGCGGCAAGCCGGCCACCTTCACGCACGACGACGTCACCACGCTCTTCCACGAAACTGGGCACGGCCTGCATCACCTGCTGACACGTGGAGAAGAGCTCGGCGTTTCGGGCATCCACGGCGTTGAATGGGATGCTGTCGAACTGCCCTCCCAGTTCATGGAAAACTATTGCTGGGAATGGGAAGTCGTCGAAGGCATGACCGCCCACGTTGATACCGGCGCCCCCTTGCCGCGCGCACTGTTCGACAAGATGCTGGCTGCCCGCAACTTCCAGAGCGGCATGATGGCCGTGCGCCAGATCGAGTTCTCGCTCTTTGACATGCTCATCCATTCCGACTTCGACCCGAAATCGGGCCTGACCGTGATGGATGTGCTCAACCAGGTTCGCCAGGAAGTCGCTGTGCTCCTGCCGCCGGCCTGGCACCGCTTCCCCAACAGCTTCTCGCATATTTTCGGTGGCGGCTATGGGGCCGGCTATTTCAGCTACAAGTGGGCCGAGGTGCTGTCGGCCGATGCCTATGCCGCCTTCGAAGAGGCCGGCGATCCGTTCGACGCCACGGTCGGCCGGCGCTTCCTCGACGAAATCCTGTCGGTCGGCGGATCGCGTCCGGCCATCGAGTCCTTCAAGGCGTTTCGCGGTCGCGAGCCGAGTGTCGATGCACTGCTCCGTCATAGCGGTATGATTGCAGCCTAA
- a CDS encoding phosphoribosylaminoimidazolesuccinocarboxamide synthase has product MTAPLFQSSITSLPLLSKGKVRDIYAVDADKLLIVTSDRLSAFDVILPDPIPRKGEVLTAVADFWFEKLGHIVPNQLTGVDPESVVAENERAQVRGRSVVVKRLRPLPIEAVVRGYVIGSGWKDYQETGAICGIALPPGLKMAQKLPAPIFTPATKAAVGDHDENVSFAVAQANCAADLAEALAGTGKNGAQLADEARIAALRLYEEASIFARTRGIIIADTKFEFGIDAAGTLHLIDEALTPDSSRFWPADQYEEGKNPPSYDKQFVRDYLETLDWGKVAPGPSLPADVIAKTSAKYIEAYEKLTGKTL; this is encoded by the coding sequence GTGACCGCTCCCCTCTTCCAGTCCTCCATCACCAGCCTGCCGCTGCTCTCCAAAGGCAAGGTCCGCGACATCTACGCCGTCGACGCCGACAAGCTGCTGATTGTCACCTCCGACCGCCTCTCCGCCTTCGACGTCATCCTGCCGGACCCGATTCCGCGCAAGGGCGAAGTGCTCACCGCCGTAGCCGATTTCTGGTTTGAAAAACTCGGCCACATCGTGCCGAACCAATTGACCGGCGTCGATCCGGAATCCGTCGTTGCCGAAAACGAACGTGCTCAGGTGCGTGGTCGCTCGGTCGTCGTCAAGCGCCTGCGTCCGCTGCCGATTGAAGCCGTCGTCCGTGGCTACGTCATCGGTTCCGGCTGGAAGGACTATCAGGAAACCGGCGCCATCTGTGGCATCGCCCTGCCGCCCGGCCTGAAAATGGCGCAAAAGCTGCCCGCCCCAATCTTTACCCCGGCCACCAAGGCCGCCGTCGGCGATCACGACGAGAACGTCTCCTTCGCCGTCGCCCAGGCCAACTGCGCTGCCGATCTGGCCGAGGCCCTCGCCGGCACCGGCAAGAACGGCGCCCAACTGGCCGATGAAGCCCGTATTGCTGCCCTCCGCCTTTACGAAGAAGCGTCCATCTTTGCCCGTACCCGCGGCATCATCATCGCCGACACCAAGTTCGAGTTCGGCATCGACGCCGCCGGCACCCTGCACCTGATCGACGAAGCCCTGACCCCGGACTCGTCGCGTTTTTGGCCGGCCGATCAGTACGAAGAAGGCAAGAACCCGCCTTCCTACGACAAGCAGTTCGTCCGCGATTATCTGGAAACCCTGGACTGGGGCAAAGTGGCCCCCGGCCCCTCGCTGCCGGCCGACGTCATTGCAAAAACCAGCGCCAAGTACATCGAGGCCTACGAAAAGCTGACCGGCAAGACGCTGTAA